GGAATACGCACATGGAGGTTGTGGTTTATATGCAGTACAGATTggaggtgagagacagacagtgagagataTTCACTCCTGATACCTGATTGCCACTTCCTCCAGTCCATAACAGAGCCTTTGTTTTGGCGTCAAAGATTCAAATATGCCCTTTAGTAGGCTTATCACCCGATAAATGTGACCCACGCCGTCAACTTTGCCCCGGCACTGGCCTTCATTTGTGTAGTCGGTCACGAGATCATACAGAGTGGGAAAGATTTGGAAAACAGTGGCTGGAAATCTTGCCTTATATCTTAATATAAGGGCATGGAGGTTTTGATCAGCTGATTTCATTAGCCAATTATTAGACAAAACTGATAACACAGAGTGCATATAAATTCCGGAAATGTTTTTGAGTATTATAGAGAAAATAGCTATACATGTTTGGTGACCATGACTTATACTATTTTAGCTACACCTCACAATAAGAGGCCACCCCCATCCCGGACCAAACCTTCATAAAAACAGAGGAACTTACCTTTTATCCTCAGGTAAAAGTGAGTCTAAACACTTCCCCGATTCCACCTCTAAATCCCACTCCAAAAGTCTTGAATTGAAGTTTGGCTGGAAGCGTTGCGATGAACTCTCCGTTCGGCGGCTGCTTAGCGTGAAGCCATGCACCTCCTATGCTGATGATTTGCCCATATCTCTGCCAGCACGAGGTAACAGGAAGAGCACAACATGAGGAAGAGTGGGAAGCGATGGAGTCGCTGAGGTCTGAAGCCACTGGGAGAGAGGATTGTTTTCACCTTGCATCAACAGGTCGGGCAAGAGCAGCGAAACCTGCAGCACTACTCATACCTTCCTTTCAGAcccctcctgtctctctttctctctgtgtccctcCCTCAGACTATAGGTGGGGCTCACACACCTGGAGGTGatgatacacacaaacacacaccggGAGGGAGAGTTCACTCCTCCCTTTTTATTTATGAATCCATTTCCCATAAGAATTTGCATCCCCTTTCTAGATAACGTGCACTTTCTTTGGAGTTATTGGAGTGTCTGGAGCAAGTATGAGATATTCTGCCATGTGAAACACATGCTCAGAAGGGGTGAGAAGCACATTGTTGTAAGAGAGTTAAGGTGAGAGTCCAACTGACTCATCCCAGTCTCACCGGGATACAGAACAGGACCAGCCGTCACCTTAGTTACTGGTAAATCACAGCAACAACATTTGGAATTGGTGAGTTAGCCGCAGGGGGAGTTGCATCAAGAATAGAGCGTTTTCAACTGTTGTCTTTTACAAGCCCATACGTATTACCTCAACTCATGCCTGCACAAGTACAGTTTGTAGGGTGTGTTCAGTTCAATCAAGTCACTCTTCAACTCTAAATTTGCTATAGTGGTGTTAAACACAGAGGCTTATCTTTTTAATCACCAACATTGCCTGTTACAGGAGCAGAAtgtatgcacgtgtgtgtggtatgtagcaacattaacatttgtcTACTGGATATTTCAAAGGCACTAAAACCTAAAGTCTCCCTGATGTGTCACTTAATATCAGAGGATTTCGAGCATGACATCATTTATTTCGTCATTAGGTGGGGCTGAAatggaaagaaaggaaacattTGTGTCACTCAGTGCTGATAGCAGTTCTTTGTTTGGAAAGAGAAACCACAGCGACCCAAGTGACTGGGAAGAGTTGTTGATGGACAACAGTGTTGAGGCATGTTGACAGAAGCCATGCggtggtgtgtgtttctgtggtgaATTTTGCAGTTCAAGATTTGTTAACTTTTCAGCGACCAACTATAGAATGCATTGCTAAAACATTCATGGTCTcaagatgatgaatcctaatgactttggtgatctgctgacttttcatctagcgccaccttCAGGTCAAAAATTCAATTTGCCCGCTcctttggttcatgaccaaatctgtcattcccatcagcctcagcttagTGCTTTGtttgctgctaattagcaaatgttagcatgctaacatgcttaactaagatggtgaccatggtaacatgttgatgtttagcattgtcattgtgagcatgttagcatgctgatgttagcatttagctcaaaggtCTAgagtggctgtagactcttgttaaTATACAGTGTATGAGGTATATGAATCAGTAGAAAAGGATTCTATTATTCTGTATAATGTTtagaaaataatttcttttcagagaaaggagaaacataACACCAATAGCCCCAGGACTTACTTTTTGAATATAGTAAAGGATTGACTTTAATACGCAGTTTGATTGGCGAGCTAGATCTTATACTTCGTACCAACagatcatttattttccttgtGAGATGAGAAACCGTTTCTTGTTGCTTGACATTTGCAaaagcaaattatttattttccttttccaaCAAAGAGccttgtgggtgtgtgtttatttcaggACACCTTAAAATTTGTGGCAGTTATTATTAGATGTACTCAGACAGCATTGTAGTTAAGACGAAGGAAATGTCATTAATTTGAGTTTGAAGACTGCTGGAAAATGTTTTCCAGCAGAGTCATTTTGTTTCTCATCCAAGGTCCTTATTTGTGATATCAAGTcatgattgttttttgtttccctttgtttggcatgtgtatatttgtaatttaatttcagtttttattaggtgttccagaaataaaaaatgagaCGGACAACATGAGtgctaaaaataaacacatttactgCAGCTCTCAGAACATACCAGTTCATAGTACATTTTCTGTGGTATTGTGCTTGCAACCCAAAACATAtatgcctttgttttctctaaGGAGGGACGTGGGTTCAGATAGcagcaaggagagagagagagatgggataAAAGGGAATTCATCCTCCATGATCATGTGAAAGTGCATTGTAGTTTTCACCGTTACAGCATATTGCACACTCTCCTTGCATCCCTTGGTGTTTACAGTAACCTTGTGGACAAGGAGTAGAAAATACAATGCAAAATAAAAGAGGGGGGGGAGTACAAAAGGTAGGATGGAAGACAAGGTAAAAAGGTTCAACACTGagaacaaaatatttacattttaatagacAGCTAGAAGCAAATACAAGCTAGTATTAACTAGTGTTTTGCTTGCGTCCATTGCCATGGGTTAGgactgacagagggagagagggaagtcagGAGTAGACTACTGTAGATGGATGAAGGGAAAGGGGAATAAGGTATGTGAAGATATTTTTCTCGTCTTCTCATTTCAGGTATATATAGTTAAAACAGAATcatataataatcataataaaaaataagaacattATTATGCTTCCCGTCCACTTAGTGGAGTGAAGCATGAGGTAGATAGACGAGAGGGCATTAGGGGGTTCGCTGGCCGTCTTATCATGGCATGCCGAGCTGAGATGGAGAGAAGTCCGGGTGAAGGGGATTAAACAGAGGAGAGGCAAGGAAGGCAGGAGGCAGCAGGTTTAAATGATGCCGTATTTGGCCAAGTCGCTGAGCTCCATGTCGCCGAAGGCTTCCCATGGGCACACCACTGTGATGTCTGTGCCAAGACCCTCCATGCCGGGGATATCGTCACCAAAGctggaaaagaggaaacaaagatGTCAGTGAGCCAGGTCCTGATACGAGACCTGATTTGACTGTTTGCATTTAATATATATGATGTAAATGGGTATTTACCCCTTCTGGCCTGGCTTGGGGGCCTTGCTCTTGAATGTGCGGGTCTGCCTCTGCTTGAACTTGGGTGGTCCCTTCTTGGGTGTGGTGGGCCCAGCCGCTCCACCAGGGGCCAGGGCGCTTCCTGCAGGGGGGCTGGCGTTCATTTCTGCTGAGGGTGACTAAAAGACAGAAGACATTTTCGAAAAAGGGTCATCGCACATGCAGATCCTCGTGCAGGGATCACGGTTTCCTTTTGTGGCTTCCTCTGCCTTCTCCTCTTTTGTCCTCTGCCCCTCTCTCTGTTAATCCTGTTTACTTCCAGCTCTCAATGCCAATCAGTGGAGATTAGGCAGATTAGTTTAAACAGCCAGATTAGCTCTAATCCCACTCCAATCTGCAGTGGACTAATTGCCCTTCTTTGAACAACAGGGACGCAATGGAAAAACAACCTCTATTCTTAACCTCAAACTGTTCCATTAACTGATGTTTGGTAGTTTAGATATCAAACTTTAAGATACCGCTCACTAAACCATGAGCATTTACAGTCACCTCATCAGTGGATTTGTCAAGTTTGACACAGGTCTCTTGCTAACCTCGTGAGACTGCATCAACCAGTAAGTCTCAAAACATGTCAggtgttgttttctgtgttaaacaaaatatcCCAGTCTGTCCATCTTGTCCTCACCTCAGACCTGATCTTAAGCAGTATCCTGCCTAGACTCTAGTTCTCACCCCCCCTTCCTCTGACTGCTGACACTGGTAATCCTGACAGTTTGACAGAGGTGGAAAACACCCTGGTTTGGCACATTATGTAGCTCAAACATTTGCACCACCTGCATCAGCAACAGCAGATCTAGATTGCCTGTGGGTGGGGTTGCAGaggctctctctttctgctctcaTGTGTAGAGATCTGTGAAGCTGCGCTGTGGAGACGCTGCCCAACACGTTATCAGCCATCTGTTGCTGTCATCGTTGCCCCTAGAGTCAATCCTCTTTACACACACCTCTTCATGTTTCTATTCATGCCTTTTAAGAGtccgtttttgttttgttttttaaactgtggcGTTTCTGAACTTGACTACATCTGTACTtacaatttgttaatttttgtaTCCACTTTGTAGCCATTTCAATTGAAACATCAAACCACTTTGCTAGCACAGGATAAGTAGAACATTTCACAGTTTTCAGTCATTCCTCTCCTCTTCGTCACTCGTGTGCAAAGGTCTTTCTCTTGTCATTCAAGCTGTGTCGTGCATCAGTTTACAGTTTTAGCTAGCAATGCACAGATGCATATCTTCATGAAAACCACCCTTATCACCAAGGTCTGTCATCCTCATCTGAATTCTTGCATTCTCTCCTGTCTACTAAAATGACTCATTTTATCTATGACCAGCCCACAAGTAGTTACTATTAGCAATTCAG
This genomic interval from Siniperca chuatsi isolate FFG_IHB_CAS linkage group LG21, ASM2008510v1, whole genome shotgun sequence contains the following:
- the LOC122869395 gene encoding retinal cone rhodopsin-sensitive cGMP 3',5'-cyclic phosphodiesterase subunit gamma-like, producing the protein MNASPPAGSALAPGGAAGPTTPKKGPPKFKQRQTRTFKSKAPKPGQKGFGDDIPGMEGLGTDITVVCPWEAFGDMELSDLAKYGII